CTGCACGCCATCACCGTCGGATCGCTCCGCTACCGCCTGCCGATCGAGCCCGTTCTGGCGATTCTGGCTGCGGCAGGTCTCGGAACGTTGCTCCGGAGCCGAAGCAACCGCGACGTCAGCGATGACGTACATCCAGGTAAGAACGAGGCTGCTGCTTGACGACGCCCGACACCATCTTCCCGCGAACCGACGGCCCCACCGTGCCGATGGTCTCCGTCGGCCGAACGACGCGCCCCCGCAAGCTGTTCGACTCGACGTGGCGCAGCTCGTGCCCCATCCGCCCTCGACACAGCGTCGCCAGGCGAACGGCGCGCTACGTCGCGATCCTCTTTCTCGCACTGCTCATCGGTGCTTACGCATATGTCACCGACGACGCCCGCCTGGGAAGGCTTGCCGCCGGGTTTGTGGGTGAGCTCGTCGGTGCAGAGGTGGAAGTCCGCGAGGTGTCGTTTCGACTGTTCGAGGGCATCGAGCTGGCCGACGTTAGGCTGCTCGTGCCGGAGCCTGATCCCGACAGCGAAGCGCCGGCGTTGTCGGAGGAAGACCGCCTCGTGCTGACGGCGCGAGCGATCTTCATCGAGTACGCCGATTACAACATCCTGCGGTTTCTCGCCGGCAACTTTTCGGGCGCGCGGGTCACCGCACTCGATCCACACATCCGTCTGGTGGAAAACACCGACACGGGCGTGCTCAATATTCAACAGCTCGGCATCGTCGCCGGACGCGAACCGGACGAGGGCCAAGAGGACGAAGAGCGTGCCACGATCAAGCCGCCGGCCGTCATTCTGCGGAACGCGCGCGTCGACGTCATGCGGCGTGAGGCGGACGTCCTGGAAACCGCGGCCAGCCTTGGCCTCGAAGCGCAGCTCAATCCGTTTCGCCAGCGACGACGCCAGGACGACGCCGTCACCTACAACCTCAATCTCGACCTCGATTTCGCCAAACGCGGCGACACGCCCACGCCTGAGGAAGACGAAGGCCCAAACAAACCCAACGCCAACGGCTCACTTACGCTCGGCGGTCGGGATCGTGCGGTCGCGTTCGACGCACGCTTGTCCGGCGTCGAGTTCGATCGCGTGGCCAACATGCTGCCGACACGCGTCGGCAGCTGGGCCAAAGAGCACGGCGTGTCGGGCCAGATGCAGGTGCCGGAGCTGAGCTTCAACTTCGTGCCGAGCCAGAGCGACGAGGACGAGGCGACGATGACCTTCCGGGCTCGTGCCGAGCTCAACCGCGGCCGGGCACTGCTCCGGCCTGACATCTGGCTGGACAACGGCGAGATTCTGGCACGCGAAGCCGCAGCGGCGGCGTTGGAGTCACTCGCGCTCAATCCCGACCTGCCGCCGGCACTTCGGGCGGACGTCTCGCGTTGGTCGCAAACGTGGCGACCTGAACCGATCCCGCTGCGCGACGCACGCGGCTATGTCGTGTTCGACGAGTCGGGCATCGCCGAAGCCGACTTCAGCGGTGAGATCGGTGGCAACCGACTCGAAATCCGCGGCGAGGCCTCGGGCTACGGACGCGACGCTGGCGTGCAGCTGACAGTCCGCACGCCCGATGGCGAGCCGTTCGACATGGCCGACGCGGCGCCGTTCATCTCGTCTCTGCCCAGGCCAATTCGCGAGGCGTTCCACCGATTCCGGCCGATGGGCCGGGCGAAGCTGGAGATGCGCGTCGATCGCGAGGAAGGCGGCCGGCCGGTCCTCTTCGTTGAGACCGACTTCTTCGACGGCTCGTTCGAACTCGAAGCGCTGCCCTACCGCGTTTACGACGCCACCGGCCGAATCCTGGTCCGCCCGATCGCCGACTCCGACGACGTGCGTCACGAGCTGGTCATCGAAGATCTCGTCGCGTTCGGCAATCCGCTCACCGTCAACCGCGACGCGACCGTCCGCGCCAACGGGCTGATTGGTCCGCTGGAGCGCTCGCCAGGCTTCCGCTTCGACGTGCAGGCGACCAACGTCGAATTCGAGCGTGCGTTGCTTGCGGCGCTTCCAACCGAAGCGCAGGAAGGCATTGCCGTGATGGATCCGTCATGGCATGAGGCGGTGCCAGGGCTGCCGAGGCTCGACTTTGCCGGCGACGTGGATGTCTTGGTCGTGCGTCCGCCGGGCGTGGACAAGCGTTGGAACTTCAGAGCCGAAATCGACGCCGCCCGGTTCAGCGGTGCGCTCGAGGCCTTCCCGTATCCGCTGGTGCAAGCCAACGGCAACCTGACCATCACCCAGGACGGCCTGACGCTCCACCGCAGTCGCATCGAACGCCCCGGCGGCGGTCACGTCGGGGCAGCCGGCGAAGTCCTTTGGAACGACACTGCGCGCGACGGACTTGAGTACGACTTTGCCATCTCCGGCAGACAAGTCGACATCGACGATGACCTGCTCGAAGCCCTGCCGCTCGCAGCCAGCGAGACCATCGGCGAGCTCGGCATCGGCGGCCGCGGCGATGTCACAGCTACCGTCAAAGGGACGGCCGAGTCCGATGTCGACTACGACGTCACGCTCGACCTTCATGCCGGTCGAATCTGGCCCGCCGGGTTCACGTTTTACCTCGAAGACGTACAGGGCGAGGCGCGTGTCCTGCCCGAGCAAGTCGTCCTCGCGGGCGTCGCCGGGCGTCGCGATAACACGCGCATCGGTGTCGATGGCACGATCGGGCTCGCGGAAGACGGGCCGCTCTTCTTTTCGAGTCTCACGATCGTCGCCGACGGCTTGCCGCTGGACACAGGGCTCTACGACCTCCTCCCACTCACCGCCCGCGACGCCTGGGACTGGCTCCGCCCGACCATCGGCACCATCGATGCCAACGGCTCGATGCGCTTCCCGACGATCCTCCTCACAGCCGACGACGAGGACGAGGAAGTCGACCCGGCGCTGTTCGACGACATCGACATAAACATCGATCTCGCGCTCCACGATGTCGCGGCGACGCCGCTCGGCTTCCCGTATCCGCTCGGCGGCATCAACGGCAGCCTGAACGTGACAACGGACACGATCGAGCTGCACCGCCTGACCGCCGGGCGACTCGACTTGGACGGGCCGAGCTTCGACGTGACGGGCGTGGGCGATCTGACCGTCGAATCGTCGCCGTCCGGGATTTGGACGCTCGATGTCGAGGCGGCAGGCATTCCGGTCGACGCCGCCCTCGTCGCCGCGGTGCCCGAGGGCGTGGCTGAGTTGTTCGAGACGCTGCTGTTCACCGGCACGCTCGGAGCCGATGTGCCGAATCTCAAGATCATCACCAAAGTCGACGAGGAAGTCGAATCCGACGCCGACATCGACGGCCGGATCTTCGTAAAAGACGCGAGCTTCGACATCGGCGTGCCCGTCTCGGGCTTCAACGGCCACGTCGACCTGGACATCGTTCGCCGGCTGGAATCGATGCAGGAACTGACGGCCGACGTGACCGGCCAGTCGTTCCAAGCCTTCGGTCGGCCTGGCAGCGGCCTGGCGCTGAACGCGTGGCTCGACAAGCCGGCCGAGACGCTTCACTTCGACAACATCAACGCCGATCTCTCCGGCGGCTTGCTCGAATCGTCGGCCACGATGGACTGGTTCGAGGACGAGGAGCGCGACACCAGCTACGAGGCACGCGTCCGCGTCGAGGGCGTCGCCTTCGAGCAGCTCACCGGCGCCGAATTCGGCGGAGGTTTCGGCGACGGCATCGTCGCGGCAGAACTGCGCATGCAAGGCATCCAAGGCCGACCTGAGACCCGCCGTGGCCGGGGATCGCTGCGCGTGACCGGCGAGCGGCTCTACAGCCTGCCGGTGGTCGTCAACGTGATTCGCGTCGGCAATCTGCTCCTGCCGAGCGAGTTGGACATCAGCCGCATCCAGGCCGAGTTCCACGACGACGGCGGACGCGTCACCATCGATGATCTGGCCGTCTGGCTCGCCAGCGACCTGGTTGGAACCAACCCCGGCCCCGAGAGCTTCAGCGGACGAGGCGTGGTCGACGTCAACGAAGGTCAGTGGCGACTCGAAATCGGCCCAGGCCCAGGCGGCTGGGAACGCGTCCCGGTCTTCGGCAACTTCGCACGCTTCACCCGCAATGAGTTGCTCGTCACGACCTTCGCCGACAAGTTCGACATCGAAGACTCCGACGACGAGGTGCTGACGATCCGCCCGACCGTCGATGGCGAGACCGTGCGCTGATTCGCTCACGAGGATTTGTTACCCTTTGGCAGCGACCTGCAGCTGTACCCGTTCCTGAGGAGGTTCGCGATGCCCAGTGCCACCCAGACGCCAATCACCCAGAAGGCAACAACCACCAAGCCTTCTAAGCCCAAGCGCCGCCCGCTCGTGCCGTGGCACGTCATCCTTCTCGATGACGATGATCACACCTACGCGTATGTGATCCACATGCTCGCCACCGTCTGCGGCCACGCTGCCGACCGAGCGTTCCGCCTGGCCAAGGAAGTCGACGAGTCCGGCCGCGTCATCGTCTTCACCGGCCACCGCGAGCTGGCCGAACTCAAACGCGAACAGATCCTCGCCTTCGGCAGCGACATCCGCATCGCCAGCAGCAAGGGCTCCATGACCGCCGTCCTTGAAAAGGCTCGCTGAGGCAGAGGCGTACGGTCACGCCTCACGATGGATCATTTCCAGCACAAGAATGGCGAGCTGTATTGCGAAGACGTACCAGCCTCGACGTTGGCCGAGGTCTACGGGACGCCGCTGTACGTCTATTCGCGGGCGACGTTGCTTCGGCATTACCAACAGGTGGCCGAGGCGTTTGCGCCGGTCGATCCGACGGTCTGCTACTCCATCAAGAGCAACGGCAACTTGTCCCTATGCCGACTCCTCGTCGAGGCCGGCTGTGGGATGGACGTCACCAGCGGCGGCGAGCTGTTCCGGGCGCTTCGTGCCGGCGTTGACCCGAAAAGGGTCATCTTCGCCGGCGTCGGAAAGACCGACGCGGAGATCCAGCAGGCACTCACCGCTGGCGGTGAGGGCATCGCTGCGTTCAACGTCGAGAGCGAAGCCGAGATCGAAAACCTCGCTCGCGTTGCCCAAGCTGCCGACACCGTCGCGACGGCCGCGCTTCGCGTGAACCCGGATGTCGATCCTGACACCCACGCCTACACGACCACCGGCAAGAAGGAGACGAAGTTCGGCGTGGACCTCGACCGGGCCGAGGCCGTCTTCGACAAGTACCGCGACCTTCCCGGCATCCGACTGGCCGGGCTGCACATGCACCTTGGCTCGCCGATCTACAGCGTCGAGCCGTACGTCCTGGCGACGCAGAAAATCAACGCGACCATCGACCGGCTTCGTGAGCAAGGCCATGCCGTCGAATGGTTCGACATCGGCGGTGGGTTTGGCGTGAATTACGAACACCCTGACCAGGCCCTGCCCGTCAGCGACTTCGCCGACGCGCTCGTCCCGCTCCTGAAGGATCGCGGCTACAAGGTCGCCATCGAGCCCGGCCGGTACATCGCCGGCAATGCGGGCGTCCTCTTGGGCCGGGTCCTGTACCGCAAGACCAGCGGCAGCAAGTCGTTCGTCATCTCCGACGTCGGCATGAACGACCTGCTTCGACCGAGCCTGTACGGCGCGTACCACTTCATCTGGCCAACCGCCGGCGACGGTCCAGCCAGCCGAGACAAGGATGTGGCCATTCCCGACGGCGAGACGGTCGACGTCGTCGGCCCGGTCTGCGAAACCGGTGACTTCGTCGCCCGAGGTCGACTGCTGCCGAAAACCGAGCGTGGCGATCTCATCGCGATCTACACGGCCGGGGCCTACGCCTTCAGCATGGCCAGCAACTACAACAACCGCCCGCGCCCTGCCGAAGTCCTGGTCGACGGCGATCGCCACACGCTGGTTCGCCGGCGCGAGACGTATGAAGACTTGGTCGCGTTGGAGACAGGCGTCGGCTGATGAGCCTCTGATAGTCTTTTTCCGTTCTAAGCCAAATGCGTCCGATGGTGCTCAATCGACGCTGTGCTCGAATCGCAGCGAAAGCTTGGCCGGAACGTAGAGGCCGACGCAGAGGCGGGTGCAGTGGGCGAGCGTGGTTGGGATGTCGCTTGTCCACGAGACGTCGCGGTTGACCTGGGAGGCTGGCAAGCCCGAGAGGTGAAGCTTGTCACCGGACGGTGCAGCAAGGACCAGGTTGCCGCCGCGGCAGAAGTGGGTTTCGCCGGCTTCAAGCGGTTGGCCGTCGAGGGTGACGGGCGTGCGGAAGTAGAACGCGAGCGTCGCGTCGAGGTGGTCTTGCGATGCGACATCGAGGTCGAGCGTCCACGTGTTCTCGTCGAACTCAATCGTCGCGTCGAAGGCCCAGCGCCGCGGAATCGTGGTGGGCTTTGGGTCTCGGCGGAACTGCATCGGGTGCGTCCAACCCTCTTGCGAACCTCGAAGTCGCCACTGTGTGTCGCTCTGGCGTTCAAGCGCGTGAGGCTCGATCGGAACACCTGGTCCGACCGTCAGGCGGAGCGATTGCAAAACAATGGAGCCGGCATGCAGGTGTAGCCAATCCTGGCTTCGCCCAGAGCGGTTGAAGTGACTGAAAATCGTGTCGTAGAAGTGCCCGCCCGGATCGGCAACGAGTGTGGTCGAGCGCGGCGTGTCGAGCACACGGGCGATGTGCTGCTCGGGGAAGTGCCAGGTCTTCTCGGTCGGCAGCGGCTCAGCCGGTGGCATGTCGCCCGGGCGATCGATGAGGTCGAAGAGCAGGTAGAGATCGCCGTAGCGGTTGACGGCTTCCTGCGCCATCGAGGTGAAGCGGCCGTCGCCCGTGTGCATCGCGACGCGTCGCGCCTCGGAGAAGATCGTCGACGGCCGGTTGGCAAGGCCGCGATCTTGACGGAAGCTGAAGGACGCGTCGGCCTCACCGTTGGGGTGACGCATCGCAATCATCAGCTCGTGGTTGCGAACGACGTGTGCCAGCAATTCGTCTTTGCCGAAATAGTCGGCCAAGAGGAGCATGCCCTGGTTGGCGACGGAGTTGTAGTTGGGGCTGCGTTCTTCAAACCAGAAGCCGTCCTCATCGCAGTCAATGCCGTCGGAGAGGTAGTCGTCGATCTTCGCGACATATCGCTCGTCAGGAAACAGCGAGTGCAGCACGGCCAGCGGAGCAGCGATGGCGGTCCACCGGTGGTTGGCTGACAAGGCTT
The DNA window shown above is from Planctomycetota bacterium and carries:
- a CDS encoding ATP-dependent Clp protease adaptor ClpS, producing MPSATQTPITQKATTTKPSKPKRRPLVPWHVILLDDDDHTYAYVIHMLATVCGHAADRAFRLAKEVDESGRVIVFTGHRELAELKREQILAFGSDIRIASSKGSMTAVLEKAR
- the lysA gene encoding diaminopimelate decarboxylase; the protein is MDHFQHKNGELYCEDVPASTLAEVYGTPLYVYSRATLLRHYQQVAEAFAPVDPTVCYSIKSNGNLSLCRLLVEAGCGMDVTSGGELFRALRAGVDPKRVIFAGVGKTDAEIQQALTAGGEGIAAFNVESEAEIENLARVAQAADTVATAALRVNPDVDPDTHAYTTTGKKETKFGVDLDRAEAVFDKYRDLPGIRLAGLHMHLGSPIYSVEPYVLATQKINATIDRLREQGHAVEWFDIGGGFGVNYEHPDQALPVSDFADALVPLLKDRGYKVAIEPGRYIAGNAGVLLGRVLYRKTSGSKSFVISDVGMNDLLRPSLYGAYHFIWPTAGDGPASRDKDVAIPDGETVDVVGPVCETGDFVARGRLLPKTERGDLIAIYTAGAYAFSMASNYNNRPRPAEVLVDGDRHTLVRRRETYEDLVALETGVG